A region of the Litchfieldia alkalitelluris genome:
AGACGTTAGAATCTTTTCTGTCCATCATTTCAAAGGAAAGCCAAAGGTTACAGTCTTTAATTGAAGATCTTCTAGAGCTAAGTAAAGTAGAGCAACAAGGATTCATTCTTAATATTCAGCGAGTGGATATTAAAGAGTTAATTGAAGATGCGTTTATAATGTTAAAGGGTAAAGCAGAAGAAAAGGGAATTCGGTTAGATATTTCCTATAATCATGATCAGATTTATGTCCCAGCAGATATCTACAGACTGAAGCAAATTTTCATAAATTTAATAAATAACAGCATTGCTTATACTGACACTACTGGGAAAATTAAAGTGGATATTCGTGATAAAAATACAACAGTTGATGTGAGTGTAATCGACACTGGTACTGGAATACATGAAAAAGAACTTCCAAGAATATTTGAGAGATTTTACCGAGTCGATAAGGCCAGAAGCCGTCATTCAGGTGGAACCGGCCTAGGCTTAGCCATTGTGAAACATCTTGTCGAAGCCCACCATGGCGAAATAAAAGTAAAAAGTAAAGTGGGTAAAGGGACTACATTTATAGTAAGCTTAAAAAAGTAATAGATTCCTTATAATTATAATAAGAAGCGCCGCGAGACTTTCAATCAAAGTTAGAATCGCGGTGCTTCTTTGTACTTCTTTACAAAAAGTTTACATTAAATTGATGGTTACTTCATAAATAGCTAGTATCATATATATGAAAACCCCTTCATCCAAGGACATTTTTGTTATAGTGAGGCCACTGGCTTCACTCTTTTTTTGTTTAAAGGGGCCTTAAGTTGAGAGGTAGTATGAAAAATTATACTTAGCTTAGTGTCTAGCTTCAGGCGCTATCGGCTCGGGGTCATAAGTCAATCCGGCAAGAAGGTTAAAAAGCAACCTTCTAGCCGGCTCGTCTTATGCCTGTCGCCGATGAACGAGCGCCTTCCGCTTTTCAACAAGGAAATCATTAACAGAGAAATATATTTGAAACCTTTTTAACATACAATCGTAAATAAACAGGTAGAGAATTAGAGAATAAAAGAAACGAGGGGAAATCAATGATAAGCATTAAACGTATTTATACGATTGTTGGACTTTCATTATTAGTGCTTGTATTAGGTATTGTTGCAACAACATCATGGTACACTGTTGATGAGTCTGAACAAGCTGTTATATTAACATTTGGAGAAGCTGGCGACCCAATCATTGAGCCAGGACTTAAGTTTAAAATGCCTTGGCCGATTCAAACAGTTGAAGTATTACCGAAAGTAAACTTTAGCTTGCAGTTTGGATATGAAGAGAAAGACGGACAAATCGTTGAGTATGATGACGAAACTAAAATGATTACAGGTGATGAAAATATAGTTTTAGCTGATCTGGTTGTTCAATGGAAAATTACAGATCCAGCTTCCTACTTATTTAATTCTCATGATCCCGAGCAAATCTTACACAATGCCACATCAGCTTCATTAAGAAGTATCATAGGTAGTACAAAAATAGATGATGCATTAACATCTGGAAAAGCACAAATTGAAGCAGATGTACGAGAGTTGCTTACTAATTTAGTAGCTAAGTATGACATTGGAATATCAATTGTTGGTGTTAAGCTGCAGGATGTTGAGTTACCAAATGAAGATGTTCGTAAAGCATTTACAAACGTAACAGATGCCCGTGAAACAATGAATACAAAAATAAATGAAGCCGATAAATATAGAAATCAACGTACACAAGAAGCTGAGGGTGAAAAAGATGCAATGATATCTAGGGCTGAAGGTGATCGGGCTGCTCGTATTGAAATTGCTCGTGGAGATGTTGCTATCTTTAATGAATTATATCGTGAATACAAAAACTCTCCAGAAATCACTAGACAACGATTGGTTCTTGAAACGTTGGATCAAGTTTTACCAGGAGCAGAGATTTATATTATGAATGATGATGGAAATACAATGAAGTATTTTCCAATTCGTCCTCTTGAAGAACAAAAACAAACTCCACCAGTAGTAGAGGGAGGTAGTACAAATAATGAGTAACGAAAATATTGTCGATATTAATGATCGTGGAAATAAAGATGAGTGGAAAAAGTATACAAGAGGAGGCATATTCATTGTTATTACTCTTGTTATCATCGGAACGATTTTATCGAACTTGTTGATTGTTAAAGAAGGAGAATTTAAGGTAATTAGACAATTTGGTGAGGTTGTTCGTATTGATTCTACACCAGGTTTGAGCTATAAAATCCCTTTCATTCAAACGGTTGAAACATTACCAAAATACCAAATGGTATATGACGTAAACGAAGCAGAGATTAATACAAAAGATAAAAAAAGAATGATCATTGACAATTATGCAGTCTGGAAGGTTGTAGATCCACAAAAAATGATTTCTACAACTAGAACGGTAGAGAGTGCGGAAGCAAAATTAGATGAATTTGTTTACTCCGCTGTTCGTACAGAGCTTGGTCAACTCAACTATGATCAAATTATAAATGATGAAAAGTCTTCAAGAGGAAGTTTGAATGACCGAATTACCGAAAAAGTAAATGAATTATTGGCTATTGATAATTATGGAATTGAAGTAACAGACATCCGAATGAAACGTACAGACCTGCCTAGTGAAAATGAACAGTCTGTATTTACAAGAATGATCTCTGAACGTGAATCAACTGCACAAGAATATTTATCAATGGGTGATGCACAGAAGAATAGAATTATTGCCCAAACAGACCGAGAAGTAACTGAGTTACTGGCGAAAGCTCAAGCAGACGCTGAAACCATCCGTGGTGAGGGTGAAGGTGAGGCAGCTCGTGTCTATAACAAAGCGTTTTCGGCAGATCCAGAGTTTTATAGCCTTTATAGAACCTTAGAATCATATAAGAAAACTATTAATGGAAAAACCGTTATTATTTTGCCATCTGATTCCCCATATGCAAGAATGCTAATGGGATATATGGAATAAGATTGCAATTTTTGTTGAAATTAGGAGAATGATAGCGTTTTTAAAATGGGATTATTAAACACTTGCTAACTCTTGGATTTACTGTTAATATTAAGTAGAATTATTTTTGTTCGGAATGTTTGGATAGAACAAGTTATAAAAAGCTTTTCGTCTTGAAATATCTTAGAGCAAGAATAGTATTACAATGTGTGCAAACACACTAGGAGGAAATTCAATGTTAGAAGGTAAAGTAAAATGGTTTAATGCAGAAAAAGGTTTCGGATTCATCGAGCGCGAAGGTGGAGACGATGTATTCGTTCACTTCTCTGCAATTCAAGGCGAAGGTTTCAAATCTTTAGAAGAAGGTCAAACTGTTACATTTGAAATCGTTGAAGGTAACCGTGGACCACAAGCTGCTAACGTAACAAAAGCTTAATTGCTTTTTACATTAGAAAAAAACAGACCTCCTGGGTCTGTTTTTTATTTGTAAAAATCTATATTTATAGTTTTATAAGCTTTTAGTCTACTAGATGCCTCCAAAAGGAATCTTCATAAATCAACTTCACCATCCCCCTGCTATTTTTAATCCTTTATATTCCTGAAAAAATTCCATATATACTGTTATATATTTCTCTTATGAATCGATTGGTGTTATTTTCAAGATTTTTAAGTCCATTCAGAATTACTACTTTATCCACGAAGTTTTAATTATTTGACTGAAATTTATCTGAAAAAGTGATTATGGGTATCACTTTTAATATTTATGAGGATAAGCTGAGGTCAAACCAGTAAACTTTCTTTTAGTCTCTCGACAAACTAATCACTAATTTTCCTTTCTATTTATGAACATGATAAAATAAAGGGAAGTATTGTAGAAATTAGGGAGGATATTAGATGAGTAAAAAACTTGTTTTGATAGATGGAAATAGTATTGCTTATCGTGCGTTTTTTGCACTACCACTACTTAATAATGATAAGGGAATACATACGAACGCTGTTTACGGATTTACAATGATGTTAATGAGAATCCTTGAGCAAGAAAAACCTACCCACATGTTAGTTGCATTTGATGCTGGAAAAACGACTTTCCGTCATTCAACTTTTACTGAATATAAAGGTGGGAGGCAAAAAACGCCACCAGAGCTTTCAGAGCAGTTTAATTTCATTCGAGAACTTCTAGATGCATATCAAATCTCAAGATATGAGCTAGAGAATTATGAAGCAGACGATATCATTGGAACGATGGCTGTTCAAGCAGAAAAAGAAGGTTTTGAAGTAAAGGTTATTTCAGGAGATAAAGATTTAACTCAGTTAGCGACTGATAAGGTAACAGTCGACATTACCAAAAAAGGGATTACAGATGTTGATTCCTATACTCCGAGCTTTATTGAAGAGAAATACGGCTTAACACCCCATCAAATTATCGATATGAAAGGTCTCATGGGTGATGCCTCAGATAATATCCCTGGTGTACCAGGTGTCGGTGAAAAAACGGCTGTGAAGCTATTGAAGGAATTTAATACACTAGAACATTTACTAGAGAGTACGAATAAGGTTAGTGGAAAAAAGCTTCAGGAAAAACTTGAAGAATTTAAAGAACAAGCGATTCTTAGTAAAGAACTTGCAACAATTCATAAAGAAGCCCCTGTTAAAATAACTTTTGATGATATCTCTTATACTGGTCTTAATGAAAAGAAGGTGTATGAACTATTCAAAGAATTAGGATTTAATTCACTCCTTGAAAAGATTGAACTCACACATAGTGAGGAAGCAGTTTTGGAAGACATTGATTACATAATCGTTGATGAAGTTAATGACGAAATATTGACAAATGAAGTAGCGATTATTATAGAAGTGATGGAAGAAAATTATCATAAATCAGAAATACAGGGATTTGCCATTGCAAATGAAAATGGTGCGTTTTTTATACCAACAGAAGTTGCCTTACAATCAGAGCGTTTTAAAGAATGGGCAGCTGATGAGAGTAATAGGAAGACTTTGTATGATGGGAAGAGATCTACTGTTGCCCTACGATGGAAGGGAATCGATTTAAATGGTGTTGATTTCGATTGTTTAATTGCAACTTACATTTTAAATCCTGCACAATCTACTGAGGATATAGCGGCAATAGCAAAATCTAAAGGGATTTTTGATGTTCAAACCGATGAAGCTGTTTATGGTAAGGGTGCAAAAAGATGCTGCCCAGAACTAAATATCCTTGCTGAGCATCTAGTGAGAAAAGCGATCAGTCTTCAAAAACTCAAGGGAATTTATTTAGATGAGTTGAAGGAAAATGAACAGTATGATCTATTTAAAGATTTAGAAATGCCTCTTTCTTTAATTTTAGCTGATATGGAATCTGAGGGAATTACGGTGGATGTATCCAGATTGAAGTTACAGGGAAGACAAATTGCAGAGAACTTAAATAATCTTGAAAAACATATTTATGAACTTGCTGGTGAAGAGTTCAATATCAACTCACCTAAACAACTAGGAGTTATTTTATTTGAGAAGCTCGAACTACCAGCAGTTAAAAAGACAAAGACTGGATATTCAACATCAGCTGATATTTTGGAAAAACTGGAAAAAAAACATGAGATTATTAAATACATCTTAGATTACCGTCAATTAGGAAAATTACAATCAACTTATATTGAGGGACTCTTAAAGGTTGTGCATGAAGATACTTCAAAGGTACATACGATTTACAATCAAGTTCTGACACAAACAGGTAGATTGAGTTCAACAGACCCAAATCTTCAAAATATCCCAATTCGTTTAGCAGAAGGGCGGAAAATTAGACAAGCTTTTGTTCCATCACACAGTGATTGGGTAATTTTTGCAGCTGACTATTCTCAAATAGAGTTACGCGTATTGGCTCACATCGCTAATGATGAAAGTTTAATTGATGCGTTTAACCGTGACTTAGATATTCATACAAAAACGGCAATGGATGTGTTTCATGTAGGTGAAGATGAAGTTACATCTGATATGAGAAGACAAGCAAAGGCAGTAAACTTTGGCATTGTTTATGGAATTAGTGATTATGGACTTTCTCAAAGTTTAGGAATCACAAGGAAAGATGCCGGTACATTTATTGAAAGATATCTTGAAAGCTTCCCAGGCGTTAAGGAGTACATGACTGACATTGTTCAAGATGCTAAGCAAAAGGGATATGTATCGACATTACTTCAGCGTCGACGCTATATACCAGAAATAACGGCAAGGAACTTTAATGTAAGAAGCTTTGCAGAACGAACAGCGATGAATACGCCAATTCAGGGTAGTGCAGCAGATATCATAAAGAAAGCAATGATTGATATGGCTTTTCGTTTAGAAACAGAAAATCTTAAATCAAAGCTGCTATTACAGGTGCATGATGAATTAATCTTTGAAGTACCGAAGGATGAGATTGAACAGTTGGAAAAGCTAGTCCCAGAGGTCATGGAAAACGCAGTAGAATTGAAGGTACCATTAAAGGTTGATTATTCATTTGGACCAACCTGGTATGATGCGAAATAAAGGGGTGATCGTATGCCAGAATTACCAGAAGTCGAAACAGTCAGGCGTACTTTAATCGGACTGGTTGCGGGAAAAACAATACAAACTGTCGAGGTCTTATGGCCAAAGATGATCAAAAAACCTGAAGAAGTTTCACAGTTTATTGATGCCTTAAAAGGACAAACCATTCAAGATGTGGAGCGCAGAGGAAAATTTCTTAAGTTTATTCTCGATGATTACACTCTTGTTTCACATCTAAGAATGGAAGGAAGGTATGGGCTGTACCCGCAGGAAGTTCCTTATGATAAACATACACACGTCCTGTTTACGTTTACAGATGGCTTTCAGTTGAGGTATCGAGATGTAAGAAAATTTGGAACGATGCACTTATATTTAAAAGGGGAAGAAGAGAACGATTTACCTCTTGCTCAGCTAGGACCTGAACCATTTTCAATGGAATTTACGGAAAAACATTTGAAAGACCACTTAAAGAAAACGAATCGTAAGGTGAAGGTGGCATTATTAGATCAGAAAATCGTCGTTGGTTTAGGAAATATCTATGTTGATGAAGCATTATTTAGATCTGGTATTCACCCAGAACGTGAGGCGAATTCATTAAAGCCTCGAGAAATAAAAAAATTACATGAAGAAATCATTAATACACTTCAGGAAGCTGTTGATAAGGGTGGGAGTACCATTCGTTCATATGTTAACTCCCAAGGCGAAATCGGTATGTTTCAGCTTCAGTTATTTGTGTATGGTCAAAAAGGTGAAGCTTGTAAAAAATGTGGGATTGCAATTGAAAAAACAGTTGTTGGGGGACGTGGGACTCACTTTTGCCCTAAATGCCAAAAGAAGAAGTAACCCCTGAGTGTCATGTTTAATATCAGACTTAGAACTGAGTTTTATTGTCTAGCTTAACCACAACCAGGTTCAGGGCTTGTCGCGGATAAGCGGGTGTTCCAGCGCTTTTATTGTAAAATGAAAATGGACGTATCACATTGAATGGGCTCCTTCCATATACTAACTTAGCGATTGTTAGGAAGGAGCTATATAAATGGTTCAATACATTTCACTACTTTTGTTGGCATTTGCGGTTAGTTTGGATAGTTT
Encoded here:
- the polA gene encoding DNA polymerase I; this translates as MSKKLVLIDGNSIAYRAFFALPLLNNDKGIHTNAVYGFTMMLMRILEQEKPTHMLVAFDAGKTTFRHSTFTEYKGGRQKTPPELSEQFNFIRELLDAYQISRYELENYEADDIIGTMAVQAEKEGFEVKVISGDKDLTQLATDKVTVDITKKGITDVDSYTPSFIEEKYGLTPHQIIDMKGLMGDASDNIPGVPGVGEKTAVKLLKEFNTLEHLLESTNKVSGKKLQEKLEEFKEQAILSKELATIHKEAPVKITFDDISYTGLNEKKVYELFKELGFNSLLEKIELTHSEEAVLEDIDYIIVDEVNDEILTNEVAIIIEVMEENYHKSEIQGFAIANENGAFFIPTEVALQSERFKEWAADESNRKTLYDGKRSTVALRWKGIDLNGVDFDCLIATYILNPAQSTEDIAAIAKSKGIFDVQTDEAVYGKGAKRCCPELNILAEHLVRKAISLQKLKGIYLDELKENEQYDLFKDLEMPLSLILADMESEGITVDVSRLKLQGRQIAENLNNLEKHIYELAGEEFNINSPKQLGVILFEKLELPAVKKTKTGYSTSADILEKLEKKHEIIKYILDYRQLGKLQSTYIEGLLKVVHEDTSKVHTIYNQVLTQTGRLSSTDPNLQNIPIRLAEGRKIRQAFVPSHSDWVIFAADYSQIELRVLAHIANDESLIDAFNRDLDIHTKTAMDVFHVGEDEVTSDMRRQAKAVNFGIVYGISDYGLSQSLGITRKDAGTFIERYLESFPGVKEYMTDIVQDAKQKGYVSTLLQRRRYIPEITARNFNVRSFAERTAMNTPIQGSAADIIKKAMIDMAFRLETENLKSKLLLQVHDELIFEVPKDEIEQLEKLVPEVMENAVELKVPLKVDYSFGPTWYDAK
- the hflK gene encoding FtsH protease activity modulator HflK, which gives rise to MISIKRIYTIVGLSLLVLVLGIVATTSWYTVDESEQAVILTFGEAGDPIIEPGLKFKMPWPIQTVEVLPKVNFSLQFGYEEKDGQIVEYDDETKMITGDENIVLADLVVQWKITDPASYLFNSHDPEQILHNATSASLRSIIGSTKIDDALTSGKAQIEADVRELLTNLVAKYDIGISIVGVKLQDVELPNEDVRKAFTNVTDARETMNTKINEADKYRNQRTQEAEGEKDAMISRAEGDRAARIEIARGDVAIFNELYREYKNSPEITRQRLVLETLDQVLPGAEIYIMNDDGNTMKYFPIRPLEEQKQTPPVVEGGSTNNE
- the hflC gene encoding protease modulator HflC; the protein is MSNENIVDINDRGNKDEWKKYTRGGIFIVITLVIIGTILSNLLIVKEGEFKVIRQFGEVVRIDSTPGLSYKIPFIQTVETLPKYQMVYDVNEAEINTKDKKRMIIDNYAVWKVVDPQKMISTTRTVESAEAKLDEFVYSAVRTELGQLNYDQIINDEKSSRGSLNDRITEKVNELLAIDNYGIEVTDIRMKRTDLPSENEQSVFTRMISERESTAQEYLSMGDAQKNRIIAQTDREVTELLAKAQADAETIRGEGEGEAARVYNKAFSADPEFYSLYRTLESYKKTINGKTVIILPSDSPYARMLMGYME
- the cspD gene encoding cold-shock protein CspD — encoded protein: MLEGKVKWFNAEKGFGFIEREGGDDVFVHFSAIQGEGFKSLEEGQTVTFEIVEGNRGPQAANVTKA
- the mutM gene encoding DNA-formamidopyrimidine glycosylase yields the protein MPELPEVETVRRTLIGLVAGKTIQTVEVLWPKMIKKPEEVSQFIDALKGQTIQDVERRGKFLKFILDDYTLVSHLRMEGRYGLYPQEVPYDKHTHVLFTFTDGFQLRYRDVRKFGTMHLYLKGEEENDLPLAQLGPEPFSMEFTEKHLKDHLKKTNRKVKVALLDQKIVVGLGNIYVDEALFRSGIHPEREANSLKPREIKKLHEEIINTLQEAVDKGGSTIRSYVNSQGEIGMFQLQLFVYGQKGEACKKCGIAIEKTVVGGRGTHFCPKCQKKK